One window of Salminus brasiliensis chromosome 16, fSalBra1.hap2, whole genome shotgun sequence genomic DNA carries:
- the LOC140536695 gene encoding uncharacterized protein — MDTQSESCEPPPCDPQPPGKIRKALKLFSKRKPGSSMASIFSMRGKGEAEPKSPPSRSKTLDGLTETGAPETESMDLDQEESQKEDAPMEEPTSREGNLETTPTRQSISSITSAKSLSFLNMLRRSRKGGGGERYAQTESQRAGRQRKGLKGLFGSVRWHGRDKEGVDEVEPGPPLLASRSNSVEIIKENLTLTPRPAPRSPDESEIEQQLPASQDEPTSSEDTTKVSETTKPPTNDRLSTLLGDISSILSFDSLTGGGDIVADVEAEWVKVSSRVEGTDETGKKDKALSAAFSTKLKPTLSPTSTLSSTSSSKPSPTTTAQPFSSSTTSPKPMPSPTTKSTLPPASSPSPSILVKPTPSPTSAPTISPAAKAEPSSPHTPVPSPIPLPKLSPIPSTKPMQSPPTTPTSTTSTKPVLIRPSTPTLELTPTLALATPSPSPSPTHAPAPAPATISEKSISPIVKSAPEPTAPAVVSTEPIPVPTPTATTKPTPTPAPAPTTKPSHTAVHSAPPAPKYPPFSTSTKPAPSAPVTRPKIVTTFGLSTSRNTAPIAKPETKQPVPGTKSSPPLSQTDKSGSVSAKSPTSEYGPPHPAKPAAQSHVPSLAKPQAAISKPIPDTATSSKPTHKPEPSATSVLPSESPPLQVTSTSVKEPDDVARRRGVEKTGAHARPQKVEPQTTAGQDQLPVAVYRPEKRSPAVKPTALSKIPVSGGGRPKQLHKDGQSNGDEGHWNLPTPVHEEESPISLSRESSSKEPLSDFSTGSGAVTPTLSHSHEDILDSRPIFGATSLPRESKIPMKPGSTATYHSLQGKTEAARSKIPVSKVPVRRTSNKPPSTATATAPQK, encoded by the coding sequence ATGGACACCCAGTCAGAGAGCTGCGAGCCCCCACCATGCGATCCTCAGCCACCAGGTAAAATAAGAAAGGCCTTGAAGCTATTCAGCAAGCGCAAGCCAGGCAGCAGCATGGCCAGCATCTTTTCTATGCGCGGCAAAGGCGAGGCAGAACCCAAATCACCCCCCTCAAGGAGCAAAACCTTGGATGGATTAACGGAGACAGGGGCTCCAGAAACTGAATCAATGGACTTGGATCAGGAGGAGAGTCAAAAAGAGGACGCACCGATGGAGGAGCCCACAAGCAGGGAGGGTAACTTGGAAACAACCCCGACCAGACAGTCCATCTCTTCTATCACTTCTGCCAAATCGCTGAGCTTTCTCAATATGCTTCGGCGAAGTCGTAAAGGAGGCGGGGGAGAGCGGTATGCACAGACCGAGTCTCAGAGGGCTGGACGGCAGAGAAAAGGCCTAAAGGGTCTGTTTGGGAGTGTACGCTGGCATGGGAGAGATAAGGAGGGGGTTGACGAGGTTGAACCTGGTCCTCCCCTCCTTGCCTCCCGTTCCAACAGTGTGGAGATCATCAAGGAGAACCTGACTCTGACTCCAAGGCCTGCGCCTCGGTCTCCGGATGAGTCGGAGATTGAGCAGCAACTCCCTGCATCGCAGGATGAACCTACTTCGTCCGAGGACACTACAAAGGTGAGCGAAACTACTAAACCTCCAACTAACGACAGACTGAGCACACTGCTTGGAGACATTTCATCCATACTGAGTTTTGACTCTTTGACGGGTGGTGGAGATATAGTTGCTGATGTAGAAGCAGAATGGGTCAAAGTCAGCAGTCGGGTGGAGGGAACAGATGAAACTGGGAAGAAAGACAAGGCTTTGTCAGCTGCTTTTTCGACCAAACTTAAACCTACCCTCTCTCCTACATCTACCCTTAGCTCTACATCTTCCTCTAAACCCTCTCCTACAACTACAGCGCAgcccttttcttcctccaccACATCTCCTAAACCCATGCCCAGTCCAACAACGAAGTCCACACTTCCCCCTGCATCTTCCCCAAGCCCTAGTATTTTAGTTAAGCCTACTCCATCCCCTACGTCTGCCCCTACCATTAGTCCTGCAGCAAAGGCAGAGCCATCCTCTCCTCATACCCCTGTACCATCTCCTATCCCATTGCCCAAACTCAGTCCAATTCCTAGTACAAAACCCATGCAATCTCCTCCAACTACTCCAACCTCAACTACTTCAACCAAACCTGTTCTCATTCGACCATCTACTCCCACCCTTGAACTGACCCCTACTCTTGCTCTAGCtactccttctccttctccttctcctacTCATGCTCCTGCCCCTGCCCCTGCTACTATTTCTGAAAAGTCCATCTCACCCATAGTTAAATCTGCTCCAGAACCCACTGCTCCTGCTGTTGTCAGTACTGAGCCCATCCCCGTCCCTACCCCAACTGCTACAACCAAACCAACCCCAACTCCTGCTCCTGCACCCACTACAAAACCCAGCCATACTGCGGTTCACAGCGCTCCACCAGCACCCAAATATCCTCCGTTCTCCACATCAACCAAACCTGCTCCGTCTGCTCCAGTTACCAGACCGAAAATTGTAACGACATTTGGATTATCGACCAGCAGAAACACTGCACCTATTGCCAAACCCGAAACAAAGCAGCCTGTTCCTGGTACGAAATCAAGTCCCCCCTTATCGCAAACTGACAAAAGTGGGTCAGTATCAGCGAAAAGCCCAACTTCAGAATATGGACCTCCTCATCCTGCTAAACCTGCAGCTCAATCTCATGTCCCATCTTTGGCAAAGCCCCAAGCTGCGATTTCAAAACCTATACCAGACACTGCTACCTCTTCAAAACCTACACATAAACCAGAACCCTCTGCTACTTCTGTGCTGCCTTCTGAATCTCCTCCGCTCCAAGTCACATCCACATCCGTCAAAGAGCCGGACGATGTGGCCAGGCGAAGAGGGGTGGAGAAGACAGGAGCGCACGCTCGGCCACAGAAGGTGGAGCCCCAAACTACTGCTGGCCAGGATCAGTTGCCTGTTGCCGTTTACAGACCAGAGAAGAGGAGTCCAGCTGTAAAGCCTACAGCTCTCAGTAAGATCCCTGTAAGCGGTGGCGGAAGGCCTAAGCAGCTCCACAAGGATGGCCAGTCCAATGGCGACGAGGGACACTGGAATCTCCCTACCCCGGTACATGAAGAGGAAAGCCCTATTTCTCTCTCACGAGAGAGCAGCAGCAAGGAACCCCTGAGTGACTTCTCCACTGGATCGGGGGCTGTTACCCCTACCCTGAGCCACAGCCATGAGGATATCCTGGACTCTCGCCCCATATTTGGGGCAACAAGTTTACCCAGGGAGTCCAAGATCCCTATGAAACCTGGTTCCACTGCAACGTACCACTCTTTGCAGGGGAAAACAGAGGCAGCACGCTCCAAGATCCCTGTATCTAAAGTGCCCGTTCGCCGGACCAGCAATAAACCTCCGTCCACTGCCACAGCCACTGCTCCTCAGAAATAA